The stretch of DNA ATGGGTAAACTAAATTAACCGAAAATATAGTGTGGCAGTTCCCGGAAATACCTCTGAACAATTTAAATCATTTTTATATCTTTTATCAGGAATTCTGTTTGTATTGGTTCTTTTAGATAAGGGGATAAACAAGAAAAATATATCTGAAGCAGAAATGGCTCAACCTAAAGGTTTTAAAAATATCGGTAAAAATTTTGTAGATAAAATTGAGACAGTCCGGCAAGATAAAAATGAAAAAGTAGAAAATCCAAGTTCAGAGAAACTTTCTGTAAACGATGAAACAGAGATCTCGGAAGATTCTTCTATCCCTCTTTTTGAAGAACCGGATGAGCCTGCAAGTAAAAATATAGAATCTTTGTATGTGTATTTTTTAAAGTTTTACGGGAAAGGAAATAAAAGTCATTCAAGGCTTGCTCGTGTTGCCAGAGAATCTGGTGAATCAACACAGAAAAATATTGAGATTATACTAAATGAATTAATTAAGGGTCCGAATGCAGAAGAAAAAGAAAAAGGAATCCTAAATGCAATTCCATCAAAATTACTCTATTCAAAAGATTTTGTAATTCAAGATGGAATCTTGCGCATTAATTTGAATGATGAGTTTGGGTATGGAGCTGGACCTGAAATCTTAAAAGACAGGATAGACCAACTAACGTATAGTTTGCTGCAAATCCCTGAAATAAGAGGAATCTCTATATCAATAGGAAATAAAAAAATTCATTCTTTAGGTGGGGATGGAGTTCCGATTCCACCTGTTCTTGTGAGAAATCAAAGGAAGGTTATGTATTTTTAAATTTATGGACTGTAATAAAAAAAATTATTTGAAAAGAAGTATATCAATCCTATTATTTTTAAAAAAAGCGTAGTCATTGATTTGTAAAAGTAAAGGCTCGACTTCACCAATCCCTCTAAATGAAAACCTGTTAAAAAAGAATTTTTTTTCATATAGCTTCTCAAAAATATTTCTCGCACGATTTTCTGTTTTCAGTAAATTTTCATGATTGTCTCCAGGTTGAGAAGCATGAGATTGAATTTCAACTTTATACCCGGGGTAATAACTTAAAATAGATTTGATTTGTTTTAAATACCTTGATTCTGATTCTAAGATTTTTCCTTCAGGAACAGAGATTCGAATCGATGAATTATTCATTACTGCTAAAATTCCGGTAGCAAAATTCTCACTTCTTAGAAAAAACTCTTCATTTAGATCGTCTATTCCGGTAAATTCTAATTCCAATTGAGATAGAGAGCCAACCAAAATTCCCTCATCACTCAATCCATCCCATACAATTGTATCGGATGGATTGTTTAGTCCTGTCCAAGATTTTAATTTAGTTCTATGCATTTTTCCGTTTTCTATATATTTTTCTATTAGATATAAATTCCATGAATGAATTTTTCGATTATAAATTTTTAGTCGAATTTCTAAAAAATCATCCTCGCCATCTCCATCCGGAGTGAAGTTTTTTGAACTGAAAGAAAAGTCAGTTTTGATTCTTTTAGAGTCGATAGAAAAGGTTTTTTCGTAAGAGCTTACAAGAAACCCATCGGATTGAATTTCTAATTTATAAAAATATACTCCATCTTGAAGAATCTCGTCTGCTTGATTTTTTAAATTCCATGTAAATTCATCAGGAATTCGTTCGCCATTGGACTCATAAATAATTTCTTCTTCTTTTGATTTCTTTTTAAATATCAAAAATTTGTAGTGGTCTAATTTTAAGCGTGGTGGAACGATTGGAGTAAATACCGGAAGATTTTCCTTGTTTTGTGCGTTAGGCGAAAAGATCGGCAAATTCGATTGGATATCAATACTTTTCATTTCTTGGTTTAAAACTATCCCATTGATTTGGATATGAATTTTATTTTGAGCTTTGTCTTCACCTGTGAATTGGTAAGTATAAGTGCCATTGTCCAATAGAATTCCTCTATCATTTCTTCCATCCCAGTTCAAACTAAAAGGTACATTTTTGGTATCCCATTGATAGGTTTTCACAACTTCATTTTTATCGTTTAAAAATATTCCTTGCCACTTATCCTCGTAGCTACCCTTGATAGTATGCTTGATATTCAGTGTGTCTTGGATTTTGTCTTTATTTGGTGAAAAATATTTTTGATCGATTTTTACTTCGGCTTTCGGATAAACTGAATCTAAAAAAACAACTCTTTCTGTGGATGTAAGCTCTCTATCGCTATCCGTAGTCAGTGAAAGGTTACAGGTGTATTTACCATCTGGCAAAACTTTTCCAAGAAAATCAGTTCCAAGCCAAAGAATTGAGTTTGGTAATGGAATATCGAGTGGTTCTAATTGATTATTATCAGAAAACAAATATAGAAGAAAATTTTTTCTCCTTTTATGTCTTGTATCTGCTTGAAAAGTTTTCACTATTTTCCCGGATTCATCTGTTATAGACAGAACCCAGTTTTTTAAACGCAGTGGGTTTTTCCATTCTATACTAAATTTTAGAAAATCGTTGTATCCATCGTAATTAGGAGAAATAAAATCAGTATCTGTTTTCAAAATTATATCATCTGCATATAGATAACTAATTGAAAAAAAATATACGCAAGATATTAGAAGTAAAAATTTATAAAAATTCATCTTACTTACAAAAATTAAAAAGTAAAATTCAAGTCATTAGAAAAAAATGGCATTGTTTGTTTTTGATTATAGTTGAAGTGAGTACTCAGAATAATATTTTTTTGAAAAATTGTTGATTTGAAATATAATTCATTTGCGTATAAGAAAATTACCATCGCACATCTGCAAAAAAATCTTTCTTGGGAATAAATACGCTCAAATACTTAAAGCAAAAATGCAATTTATGACGCAACTGCAAAAACCCCTTTCAGGGCTTTTTACAACGCTAGAAAATGGCACTTTTATTGGCTTTTTGAACAATTGCCTTTTCAAAAAACGACTTTTTGCAGGTACGCCATTTATTAGTGATACCCAGTTCTTGCTTAATTTGTTTGCAAGTTGGGTAGTAAGCGTTATATATCAAAATTAATATTACTGCATTTCTCGCAAACCGATTCTGGTAATAGCTTCCATTTTACAAGATAGGAAAACATAAAACAACCGGCACAAAAGCCAAGAGCTAATTCTAAAAACGCAAAAATAGAAAGAATGCCAAAAGTTAAAATAAATAGAAACTCTTCTCCAATGTAAAAAAATAGAATTCCGACTATTGTAAAAATTAACCCTATAAGTTGAGCGAATCTTTTTGGCGGACCGAAAGCCATTTTAGACGGAAGGTTTAGGGTGGGTATGATAAATTTTAATGCAAGTATTGACATTAAATCAAATTTTGGTCCATACAATACTCTTGCAAAAAATCCGTACAAAAGAAAGAAGGCGGGTATTGATGATTGTGTTAATATAGATAGAACAGAAAAAATAACTACAGAAAGTGCGATAATTTTTGCTGCAGACTCATTAATCAGTTCTGGAAAATTTCCTATTTTCATATAGCCATGATCTTGCATTTCTAAATAAAGTCAATATTTATCTTTTTGGATGATATAGAATTGAACTTCTTTGATTATCTATAAAATTTTTTAGGTGGTTTTAGAAGTAGTATCGAAGAATTTAACTCTTTCATCCATTCATTGTTCAGATTTTTCATCACCCTCCAGTATTCCATATCGACAAGGGTAAGGTCATAATATTGAATATAGGAAGAGCTAAGTATATTATTGTGAATAATTCGTATAGGATTTATTTTTTTTCTTTTAGAGTTGTAATGAAAAAACTTTTTTAATTTTTCTTTAGAAAAATCTTCATCGGGATTTTCAACCAATATAGAGATTTCGCTTTCACAATTAATGTAATACCTTCCGGCAATTTCAAGAAGTGCGTCATTTTTCGGGTTATAGTAATGGAGAAGTATTTTTTTGGTTGATATAAATCCTTGATCTATAAAAACTCCCACTCCACAGTTTAGCTCACGTATGATTTCTCCTACCTTTCCACCTGTAACACTATCACCAAAAATTGTTCTTGCTGCACCCAGAAAAAGGAAGTTAGGCGAAATCTGATTTACGTATTTTGTAATATCTTTTTGTACGTCGATAGAAATTGAAAAAACAGGTCGAACTTTCAGGTCGAGTTCATTTGCAAGAGAAAGAATAGGCGAGAAAAATTTTTCTTCTCTTTCGTTTATATTCTCCGTGGGAATTGCAGAATCGGAAGGTGGAGAAAAATGAAGTGCAAAAGCCCATTCTTTCTTTTTTCGGTTGATGAGTCCGCTTATAAGTTTTATAAAAGAAATTCCTGATTCGGATGGACCAAAAGTAAAGGTAATTTTGAATTTTTTCTTGATAGTTTTGAGTTTGTCTTTTTTTCTTTCAGGGAATAAATTTCTTTTTTGAATCCATGTAAGTAGAGGTCCTGTCATAAAAGTTGTAACAATTGCCATAATCACCATCATTGTGAATATAGAAGGGCTTAGAACTCCGAGGTCGTAACCAATATTCAAAATTATAAGCTCCATGAGTCCTCTGGTATTCATTAAAGCACCAAGTGAAAGTGAATCTTTCCAATTCATTCCAGAATATTTTGCAGCGATAGAACTCCCTCCGAATTTTCCAAGAACAGCAACTGAAATTATCAGTAAAAGTGTAATCCAGTGATCGCTTTCATTCAATAAATTGATTTGTGTTCTTAGTCCTGTGAAAACAAAAAATAGAGGTAAAAGAAAAGTCATGCTAATGTCTTCTAAGCGATCCGACAGTATTTTTCGGAATTTTGTCGATGCAGGCATCACGACTCCCGCAAGAAATGCACCGAATAGAGCGTGGATTCCAATCATTTCTGTAAACAAAGCAGAGGAAAAAAGTAGGACCAGAACTGCCGACATGACTCCTTTTCCTAAAATTTCTCTGGAAGCATAAATAGACCCCATTCTACTCAAAAGTGGTTGAATAAAATAAATCATTATACCGATATAGATCATGGAAAGGACGATAGTTGTCATCGCAGTAAGAATTGTTCCTGTCTGTACTACAGTTACAACAACAGCAAGTGCGCACCAAGCGGTGATGTCATCAACTGCAGCGCAAGTCAATGCCATCGTACCGAGCTTTGACTTAATAAGCCCTCTTTCTTGAATGATTCTTGCCAATACCGGGAAAGCAGTGATACTCATGGCAATTCCCATAAATAAAGAGAAAGACGAAAAATAAATATTTCTTGGTGCATACTTTTCAAACAAGAAGATTGAAGTGAATGAGCCTAAAAGAAATGGAATTACTACACTTGCATGACTTGTAAATATGGCAGCCTCTGTTTTTGCTTTGATTTGATGCAGGTCGAGCTCCATTCCGATGATGAACATGAAAAAAATAAGACCTATTTGACTTAAAATTTGGAGTTGCTTTAATGATTCTGTAGAAAATACAATTGCACTCAATTCTGGAAAAACTAAACCGAAAAAAGAAGGACCTAATAAAATTCCGGCAAGAATTTCACCAATCACCATTGGTTGTCCGATTTTTCTGAAAAACATTCCGCAAAGTCTTGAAAATAGAATGATCAAGATTACTTGAACAAGTAAAAGCGGAAGAGGGAGGTTGACTAAATTTTTTATTTCTTTAAATGAAAAGCTCTTACTTTTCTCGGATTGAACTTCATTGATGGAATTTGAGTCTTGGTTGTTTGTTTTAGTGTTGAAATTTTGAGTGTTTTGTGACTCTAAATTTTTTCCATATTTTAATATAAAAAATATTCCAAATCCAAAAACTACAAGCATGGTAATATACGCAAAATAGTTAGTTTTTAGATTTAGAATTCTCATATATATTTTCTATCTCTATTTTTATAGAGAAGTAATAAATTTCTATTGTCTTAGAAAGTATTTTTCAATAAAGCTGTCTTTCTATATTCAATAGGCTTCTACTTCAGATACTAATTTTGCTAAAGTTCCTTTTGCATCCCCAAAAAGCATTTTAGTTTTTGCGTCATAAAACAATTCATTATCAATTCCTGCATACCCTGCGTTCATACTTCTTTTCATAACTATGATATTTTTTGCATTGTCAACATCCAGAATAGGCATTCCATAAATTGGGCTTTGCGGGTTGTTTCTTGCAGCAGGGTTTACTACGTCGTTGGCTCCGATTACGAGAACTACATCAGTTTGAGAAAACTGTGGATTGATTTCGTCCATCTCTAATAGTTTAGGATAAGGCACATCTGCCTCTGCAAGTAAAACATTCATGTGACCGGGCATCCTTCCAGCTACAGGATGAATCGCATAACTTACCTCTACTCCTTTTTCTTCGAGTAACTTATCCAATTGATGACAGGTGTGTTGTGCTTGTGCAACTGCAAGTCCATAACCCGGCACAATCACTACTTTTCTTGCGTTACTCATTAAAATTGCAGCATCCGTAATAGATACTTCTCTTACAGTAGTGTCTGTAGCCGAGCCAGAGCCTCCACCAGAAGAGCTTGCACCAAAACTGCCAAAAATCACATTGAATAGAGACCTATTCATCGCAGTGCACATCACAACTGTAAGGATTGTTCCGGCAGATCCGACAAGGATTCCACCTGTGAGCATTACCTTGCTGTTGTATAAAAACCCAGCAAATGCAGCAGCCATTCCTGTAAATGAATTCAATAGTGAAATCACTACCGGCATGTCCGCTCCACCGATAGGGAGCACGAATAAGATTCCATAAAGAATAGATGCTCCAAACATATAGTAGAATAAATTCATGGCTTCTTGGGGGCTATTTTTAGCTAAAATAAAATACCCCAATACAAAGGTAGATACTAAAACGAGAAAGTTCACATATTTTTGTAAAGGGAAACCAACCGGTTTTTCTATTGCCTTATACCCTTGTAGTTTTCCAAAAGCAATCATACTTCCTGAAAATGACACAGAGCCGATTAACATTCCGAGTAGAATTACGATTCCTGTGGTATTCATTAAACCGGATTGGATATCGGGGTGGTGGTTGAATTCCACTAAAGAAATTACAGCAGCACAGGCTCCCCCCATACCGTTAAACAAGCTAA from Leptospiraceae bacterium encodes:
- a CDS encoding GerMN domain-containing protein → MAVPGNTSEQFKSFLYLLSGILFVLVLLDKGINKKNISEAEMAQPKGFKNIGKNFVDKIETVRQDKNEKVENPSSEKLSVNDETEISEDSSIPLFEEPDEPASKNIESLYVYFLKFYGKGNKSHSRLARVARESGESTQKNIEIILNELIKGPNAEEKEKGILNAIPSKLLYSKDFVIQDGILRINLNDEFGYGAGPEILKDRIDQLTYSLLQIPEIRGISISIGNKKIHSLGGDGVPIPPVLVRNQRKVMYF
- a CDS encoding DUF4395 domain-containing protein yields the protein MQDHGYMKIGNFPELINESAAKIIALSVVIFSVLSILTQSSIPAFFLLYGFFARVLYGPKFDLMSILALKFIIPTLNLPSKMAFGPPKRFAQLIGLIFTIVGILFFYIGEEFLFILTFGILSIFAFLELALGFCAGCFMFSYLVKWKLLPESVCEKCSNINFDI
- a CDS encoding cation:proton antiporter, which encodes MRILNLKTNYFAYITMLVVFGFGIFFILKYGKNLESQNTQNFNTKTNNQDSNSINEVQSEKSKSFSFKEIKNLVNLPLPLLLVQVILIILFSRLCGMFFRKIGQPMVIGEILAGILLGPSFFGLVFPELSAIVFSTESLKQLQILSQIGLIFFMFIIGMELDLHQIKAKTEAAIFTSHASVVIPFLLGSFTSIFLFEKYAPRNIYFSSFSLFMGIAMSITAFPVLARIIQERGLIKSKLGTMALTCAAVDDITAWCALAVVVTVVQTGTILTAMTTIVLSMIYIGIMIYFIQPLLSRMGSIYASREILGKGVMSAVLVLLFSSALFTEMIGIHALFGAFLAGVVMPASTKFRKILSDRLEDISMTFLLPLFFVFTGLRTQINLLNESDHWITLLLIISVAVLGKFGGSSIAAKYSGMNWKDSLSLGALMNTRGLMELIILNIGYDLGVLSPSIFTMMVIMAIVTTFMTGPLLTWIQKRNLFPERKKDKLKTIKKKFKITFTFGPSESGISFIKLISGLINRKKKEWAFALHFSPPSDSAIPTENINEREEKFFSPILSLANELDLKVRPVFSISIDVQKDITKYVNQISPNFLFLGAARTIFGDSVTGGKVGEIIRELNCGVGVFIDQGFISTKKILLHYYNPKNDALLEIAGRYYINCESEISILVENPDEDFSKEKLKKFFHYNSKRKKINPIRIIHNNILSSSYIQYYDLTLVDMEYWRVMKNLNNEWMKELNSSILLLKPPKKFYR
- a CDS encoding NAD(P)(+) transhydrogenase (Re/Si-specific) subunit beta, with the protein product MNTPLIELAYLFASVSFVIGLKMLSHPDSARKGNWLAALGMGLAIILTMFVSTVKSENYIYIISALAIGTILGTVSAKKVNMKAMPQMVSLFNGMGGACAAVISLVEFNHHPDIQSGLMNTTGIVILLGMLIGSVSFSGSMIAFGKLQGYKAIEKPVGFPLQKYVNFLVLVSTFVLGYFILAKNSPQEAMNLFYYMFGASILYGILFVLPIGGADMPVVISLLNSFTGMAAAFAGFLYNSKVMLTGGILVGSAGTILTVVMCTAMNRSLFNVIFGSFGASSSGGGSGSATDTTVREVSITDAAILMSNARKVVIVPGYGLAVAQAQHTCHQLDKLLEEKGVEVSYAIHPVAGRMPGHMNVLLAEADVPYPKLLEMDEINPQFSQTDVVLVIGANDVVNPAARNNPQSPIYGMPILDVDNAKNIIVMKRSMNAGYAGIDNELFYDAKTKMLFGDAKGTLAKLVSEVEAY